A DNA window from Microcystis aeruginosa NIES-843 contains the following coding sequences:
- a CDS encoding DUF5131 family protein encodes MSSTHTGIEWTDKTWNPTTGCDKISTGCLHCYAEAITQRFPKNFPNGFSLTLHPERLEEPLRWRTPSRVFVNSMSDLFHDDVPLDFIRQVFSVIHSTPWHIYQILTKRQSRLGDLASQLDFPENIWLGVSVENQNHIDRIEYLRTVPVSVRFISCEPLLGPLELNLTSIDWVIVGGESGQKHRQMKLDWARDIRNQCQNSGVAFFFKQVGGRTPKAAGRLLDDKIWDEMPNAWNQHIQTWGSVPLKSARRLEKLELIA; translated from the coding sequence ATGTCTAGTACACACACTGGTATTGAGTGGACTGATAAAACGTGGAATCCAACAACTGGGTGCGATAAAATTAGCACTGGCTGTCTGCATTGTTATGCCGAAGCTATTACACAGCGTTTTCCCAAGAACTTTCCCAATGGATTCAGCTTGACTTTGCATCCAGAAAGATTGGAAGAACCCTTACGTTGGCGCACTCCCAGTCGAGTTTTTGTCAACTCAATGAGTGACCTTTTTCATGATGATGTGCCTCTCGACTTTATCAGACAAGTTTTCTCAGTTATTCATTCAACACCTTGGCATATATATCAGATTCTAACAAAGCGACAAAGCCGTTTAGGTGATTTAGCGTCTCAATTAGATTTTCCAGAAAACATTTGGCTAGGTGTATCTGTCGAGAACCAAAACCACATAGATCGGATTGAATATCTTCGGACAGTTCCTGTTTCAGTGCGTTTCATTTCATGTGAGCCACTTTTAGGACCACTAGAACTTAATTTAACTAGCATTGATTGGGTTATTGTCGGCGGAGAATCCGGGCAAAAACATCGCCAGATGAAACTTGACTGGGCAAGGGATATCCGCAATCAATGTCAAAATTCAGGGGTAGCATTTTTTTTCAAACAAGTTGGGGGAAGGACACCGAAAGCAGCAGGTAGATTACTTGATGATAAAATCTGGGACGAGATGCCTAATGCCTGGAATCAGCATATCCAAACATGGGGAAGTGTCCCACTTAAATCGGCGAGGCGGTTAGAAAAATTAGAGCTTATTGCTTAA
- a CDS encoding class III poly(R)-hydroxyalkanoic acid synthase subunit PhaC, translating to MWPFLTQVKLEDFTQDYLELTQKNLKGLDNLKRVKEEDIQCGVSEKEAVYREDKIILYHFKPVVEKPFEIPLLMVYALVNRPYMVDLQEGRSLVANLLKLGLDIYLIDWGYPTRSDRWLTLDDYINGYVDNCVDFIRQSHHLDKINLLGICQGGTFSLCYSSLYPDKIKNLVTMVTPVDFYQTETLLNMRGGCSLGAEALDIDLMVDTMGNIPGDFLNLEFLELKPLQLGYQKYLDFPDIMEDESKLVNFLRMEKWIFDSPDQAGESYRQFLKDFYQQNKLIKGEVMLGDKRVDLHNLTMPILNLYADKDHLVPPASSLALGNYIGTSDYTACAFPVGHIGMYVSGKVQRDLPPAISDWLKARA from the coding sequence ATGTGGCCATTTTTGACGCAAGTGAAACTGGAAGATTTTACCCAAGATTATCTAGAATTAACTCAGAAAAATCTCAAAGGGTTAGACAATCTCAAACGAGTTAAAGAAGAAGATATTCAGTGTGGAGTCTCGGAAAAAGAAGCAGTTTATCGGGAAGATAAAATCATTCTCTACCACTTTAAACCCGTGGTCGAAAAACCCTTCGAGATTCCCTTGTTGATGGTATATGCTTTGGTCAATCGTCCCTACATGGTAGATTTACAGGAAGGGCGTTCTTTAGTGGCCAATCTGCTGAAATTAGGCTTAGATATCTACTTAATTGATTGGGGATATCCCACCAGAAGCGATCGCTGGTTAACCCTTGATGATTATATCAATGGTTATGTCGATAATTGCGTCGATTTTATTCGTCAAAGTCACCATCTCGACAAAATTAATCTGTTAGGAATCTGTCAGGGGGGAACCTTTAGTTTATGCTATAGTTCCCTCTACCCCGATAAGATAAAAAATCTGGTGACAATGGTGACACCAGTGGACTTTTATCAAACCGAGACCCTCTTAAATATGCGCGGGGGGTGTTCCTTGGGAGCCGAAGCATTAGACATCGATTTAATGGTAGATACTATGGGCAATATCCCGGGAGATTTTCTCAACTTAGAATTTCTGGAATTGAAACCTTTGCAGTTAGGTTATCAGAAATACCTTGATTTTCCTGACATCATGGAAGACGAATCAAAATTAGTTAATTTTCTGCGTATGGAAAAATGGATTTTTGATAGTCCCGACCAAGCGGGAGAATCCTACCGACAGTTTCTCAAGGATTTCTATCAGCAAAATAAACTGATTAAAGGGGAAGTGATGTTAGGAGATAAACGGGTAGATTTACACAATCTGACCATGCCAATTCTCAATCTTTATGCGGATAAAGATCACCTTGTCCCTCCCGCTTCTTCCCTCGCTTTAGGGAATTATATCGGTACTTCTGACTATACCGCTTGTGCTTTCCCCGTCGGACATATCGGAATGTATGTCAGTGGCAAAGTGCAACGGGATTTACCCCCCGCTATTAGCGATTGGTTGAAAGCAAGAGCTTAA
- the phaB gene encoding acetoacetyl-CoA reductase PhaB: protein MVSLGLEEKVIVVTGGNRGIGAAIVSLLIDLGAKVAYTDLVTDNPQGLGIVADVTKLESMEAAAQQIEAELGPVYGIVANAGITRDNFFPKLTPLDWDLVINVNLKGVNHTIKPFIEGMYERQAGSIVCISSISGDRGNAGQTNYAATKAAVIGLVKSLAREAARYNIRANAIAPGFINTEMTLAIPDKVRDKITAEIPCRRFGEPADIAWATAYLLSPVASSYVSGEVLRVNGAHHT, encoded by the coding sequence ATGGTATCTCTGGGACTAGAGGAAAAAGTTATCGTCGTGACGGGCGGAAATCGAGGCATTGGGGCGGCTATTGTCTCTCTTTTGATAGATTTGGGGGCCAAGGTGGCTTACACCGATTTAGTCACCGATAATCCCCAGGGTTTAGGCATTGTGGCCGACGTAACTAAGTTGGAATCTATGGAAGCGGCAGCTCAACAAATTGAAGCGGAATTGGGGCCGGTGTACGGCATCGTCGCTAACGCGGGGATTACCAGAGATAACTTTTTCCCTAAATTAACGCCGCTAGATTGGGATTTAGTGATTAATGTCAACCTAAAAGGGGTTAATCACACAATTAAGCCGTTTATTGAGGGAATGTATGAACGACAAGCGGGATCGATCGTTTGTATTAGTTCTATTTCCGGTGATCGCGGTAATGCCGGCCAAACTAATTACGCGGCCACAAAAGCGGCAGTTATTGGTTTAGTCAAATCCCTAGCGCGAGAAGCTGCCCGTTATAATATTCGCGCCAATGCGATTGCGCCGGGGTTTATTAACACGGAAATGACTTTAGCGATTCCCGATAAAGTTCGCGATAAAATCACCGCCGAAATTCCCTGTCGTCGCTTCGGTGAACCCGCAGATATCGCCTGGGCAACTGCCTATTTACTCTCTCCTGTTGCCAGCAGTTATGTCTCTGGAGAAGTCCTCAGAGTTAATGGGGCCCATCACACCTAA
- the chlP gene encoding geranylgeranyl reductase yields the protein MLRVAVVGSGPAGSSAAETLAKAGIETYLFERKLDNAKPCGGAIPLCMVSEFDLPPEIIDRRVRKMKMISPSNVEVDINLDNQDEYIGMCRREVLDGFMRERAHKLGAHLINGTVYGLDIPTNSTDPYTLHYADHSHGNSQGEMKSLKVDVVIGADGANSRIAKAIDAGDYNYAIAFQERIRLPQDKMAYYEDLAEMYVGKDVSPDFYAWVFPKYDHVAVGTGTMKVNKAMIKDLQAGIRARAARRLEGGEIIRVEAHPIPEHPRPRRVVGRVALVGDAAGTVTKSSGEGIYFAAKSARMCAETIVEVTNGGQRIPTEDELKLYLKRWDKKYGMTYLVLDILQRVFYRTDATREAFVEMCSDKDVQKMTFDSYLYKTVVPANPLVQMKITAKTIGSLLRGNALAP from the coding sequence GTGTTAAGAGTCGCTGTTGTGGGTTCAGGGCCGGCCGGTTCTTCGGCGGCAGAAACATTAGCTAAAGCAGGCATTGAAACCTATTTATTTGAACGCAAATTAGATAATGCTAAACCCTGTGGTGGAGCGATTCCTCTCTGTATGGTGAGCGAATTTGACCTACCTCCTGAAATTATCGATCGCCGGGTGAGAAAAATGAAAATGATCTCCCCCTCTAACGTCGAAGTCGATATTAATCTCGATAATCAAGACGAATATATCGGAATGTGTCGTCGGGAAGTCCTCGACGGTTTTATGAGAGAACGCGCCCATAAATTAGGAGCGCATTTAATCAACGGAACCGTTTACGGTCTCGACATTCCCACCAATAGCACCGATCCCTATACCCTACACTACGCCGATCACTCCCACGGCAATTCCCAAGGGGAAATGAAATCTCTGAAGGTGGACGTGGTTATCGGCGCCGACGGTGCTAATTCCCGCATTGCCAAAGCTATTGATGCCGGGGATTACAACTATGCGATCGCTTTCCAAGAACGCATCCGTCTTCCTCAAGATAAAATGGCCTACTACGAAGACCTGGCCGAAATGTATGTAGGAAAAGACGTATCCCCCGACTTCTACGCTTGGGTATTCCCCAAATACGATCACGTCGCCGTCGGTACTGGCACAATGAAGGTCAATAAAGCCATGATTAAAGACCTACAAGCTGGTATTCGCGCTCGCGCAGCCCGTCGTCTGGAAGGGGGCGAAATCATCCGCGTGGAGGCTCACCCCATCCCCGAACATCCCCGTCCTCGTCGTGTAGTCGGTCGCGTAGCCCTCGTAGGCGATGCTGCGGGAACAGTTACCAAGTCTTCGGGAGAAGGCATCTATTTCGCCGCTAAATCGGCGCGGATGTGTGCCGAAACCATTGTCGAAGTCACTAACGGCGGCCAACGTATTCCCACAGAGGACGAATTGAAACTCTACCTCAAGCGTTGGGATAAGAAATACGGTATGACCTATCTGGTATTAGATATCCTGCAACGGGTTTTCTACCGTACCGATGCCACCCGGGAAGCTTTTGTGGAAATGTGTTCCGATAAGGACGTACAGAAGATGACTTTTGACAGTTATCTCTATAAAACCGTTGTTCCCGCTAATCCTCTCGTACAGATGAAGATTACCGCTAAAACTATCGGTTCTCTCCTGCGCGGTAACGCTTTGGCCCCTTAA
- a CDS encoding RNA-guided endonuclease InsQ/TnpB family protein has product MEKAYSFRFYPTPEQESLLRRTLGCVRLVYNKALHERTQAWYERQERVGYAQTSSMLTDWKKQEELDFLNEVSCVPLQQGLRHLQTAFTNFFAGRTKYPNFKKKHQGGSAEFTKSAFKFKDKQIYLAKCTEPLPIRWSRQIPESCEPSTVTVRLHPSGRWHISIRFDDPTIQPLPPTDKAIGIDLGISSLVITSDGDKVSNPKHFNKHYRRLRRASKNLSRKQKGSKNREKARIKVARIHAQITDSRKDHLHKLTTQLVRENQTIVVENLAVKNMVKNPKLSQAISDVSWGEITRQLAYKCRWYGRNYIEIDRWFPSSKRCSNCGYIAEKMPLNIREWDCPDCGTHHDRDINASKNILAAGLAVSVCRATIRPEQSKSVKAGAKNPSGKKQKPKS; this is encoded by the coding sequence ATGGAAAAAGCCTATTCGTTTCGATTTTACCCCACACCCGAACAAGAGTCGCTATTGCGGCGCACTTTGGGCTGTGTAAGATTAGTTTACAACAAAGCTCTCCACGAACGAACACAAGCTTGGTATGAAAGACAAGAAAGAGTAGGCTACGCTCAAACTTCTTCAATGTTGACCGATTGGAAAAAGCAAGAAGAATTAGACTTTTTAAACGAAGTTAGCTGTGTACCTTTACAACAAGGGTTAAGACACCTACAAACAGCTTTTACTAATTTCTTTGCTGGTCGTACTAAGTATCCTAACTTTAAGAAAAAACATCAAGGAGGAAGTGCCGAATTTACCAAATCTGCTTTTAAATTCAAAGACAAACAAATCTATTTAGCTAAATGCACAGAACCCTTACCTATTCGATGGTCAAGACAAATACCAGAAAGCTGTGAACCAAGCACAGTAACAGTCAGATTACATCCTTCTGGACGTTGGCATATTTCAATAAGATTTGATGACCCAACAATCCAGCCATTACCCCCAACCGATAAAGCCATCGGAATTGACTTAGGAATTAGTAGCCTTGTGATTACCAGCGATGGCGATAAAGTGTCTAATCCCAAGCATTTTAACAAGCATTATCGGAGACTGCGAAGAGCATCTAAAAATCTTTCTAGAAAACAGAAAGGCTCAAAAAATCGGGAAAAAGCGAGAATCAAAGTAGCAAGGATTCACGCTCAAATTACTGATAGTAGAAAAGACCATTTACATAAGCTAACCACTCAATTAGTTCGTGAAAACCAAACGATTGTTGTTGAGAATTTAGCCGTTAAGAATATGGTCAAAAACCCGAAATTATCTCAGGCAATATCTGACGTAAGCTGGGGAGAAATAACCCGACAATTAGCCTATAAATGCCGTTGGTATGGGAGAAATTACATCGAAATAGATAGATGGTTTCCTAGCTCTAAAAGGTGTAGTAATTGCGGGTATATTGCTGAGAAAATGCCGTTAAATATTCGAGAGTGGGATTGTCCAGACTGTGGGACGCACCATGACCGAGATATTAACGCTAGTAAAAATATTTTGGCCGCAGGGCTTGCGGTGTCAGTCTGTCGAGCGACCATAAGACCAGAACAGAGTAAATCTGTTAAGGCAGGTGCGAAAAATCCTTCGGGAAAGAAACAGAAACCTAAATCGTGA
- the phaE gene encoding class III poly(R)-hydroxyalkanoic acid synthase subunit PhaE — MDKPTQAWSEMAADYVNLWTETGAKMWSSWFDMMGAIPTPMGNIKPELQEATQRYFDNRDLLIKFLKLSMEAWESIFPKMQTGEDWQTILDNYTQQMRGQLNSFTTTTSQSSQDVSQLWTIYLQQLQSLNHLWFDPFVLSNDTITKAWLGNTSSLIELNNIYWQKFYDETFGQWLQMPLLGLPREFNRKLLDSFETWRVLYQASINYQIVLADIQVKSFEALTKKLVFLAQKGEPVKNWREFQDVWSVVADDIFEKAFCQPENLKVRGKFINSLNDYRIKQQDLMEIYLRSMNLPTRSEVDEIHRTIYELRKEVKSLKKTLGEKKAVESNN; from the coding sequence ATGGATAAACCGACACAAGCTTGGAGCGAGATGGCCGCCGATTACGTCAATCTTTGGACGGAAACTGGGGCAAAAATGTGGTCAAGTTGGTTTGATATGATGGGGGCGATACCGACTCCTATGGGCAATATTAAACCAGAATTGCAAGAGGCAACCCAGCGCTATTTTGATAATCGGGATTTATTGATCAAATTCCTAAAATTATCGATGGAAGCTTGGGAAAGTATCTTCCCAAAAATGCAAACAGGAGAAGACTGGCAAACAATTTTAGATAATTATACCCAACAGATGCGCGGTCAACTGAATAGTTTTACTACTACCACTTCCCAAAGTAGTCAAGATGTCAGTCAACTATGGACAATTTACCTGCAACAATTACAAAGTCTCAATCATTTATGGTTCGATCCTTTCGTCCTGTCAAATGACACAATAACCAAAGCTTGGTTAGGTAATACTTCTTCTTTGATCGAACTCAATAATATCTATTGGCAGAAGTTTTATGATGAAACTTTTGGCCAATGGTTACAGATGCCTTTGTTGGGATTGCCGCGAGAATTTAACCGCAAATTACTCGATAGTTTTGAAACTTGGCGCGTTCTTTATCAAGCTAGTATTAACTATCAAATTGTGCTGGCTGATATTCAAGTTAAATCCTTTGAAGCTTTAACTAAAAAATTAGTTTTCCTAGCACAAAAAGGTGAACCTGTCAAGAATTGGCGAGAGTTTCAAGATGTGTGGAGTGTCGTCGCTGATGATATTTTTGAAAAGGCCTTTTGTCAACCAGAAAACCTAAAAGTACGGGGTAAATTTATTAATTCCCTCAATGATTATCGCATCAAACAGCAGGATTTAATGGAAATTTACCTGCGTTCGATGAATCTGCCTACCCGCAGCGAAGTCGATGAAATTCATCGGACTATCTATGAATTACGCAAAGAGGTAAAAAGTCTCAAAAAAACTTTAGGAGAAAAAAAAGCAGTAGAAAGTAACAATTAG
- a CDS encoding RNA-guided endonuclease InsQ/TnpB family protein yields MEKAYSYRFYPTPEQESLLRRTLGCVRLVYNKALHERTQAWYERQERVGYAQTSSMLTDWKKQEELDFLNEVSCVPLQQGLRHLQTAFTNFFAGRTKYPNFKKKHQGGSAEFTKSAFKFKDKQIYLAKCTEPLPIRWSRQIPESCEPSTVTVRLHPSGRWHISIRFDDPTIQPLPPTDKAIGIDLGISSLVITSDGDKVSNPKHFKKHYRRLRKAQKSLSRKQKGSKNREKARIKVARIHAQITDSRKDHLHKLTTQLVRENQTVVVENLAVKNMVKNPKLSQAISDVSWGEITRQLAYKCRWYGRNYIEIDRWFPSSKRCSNCGYIAEKMPLNVREWDCPDCGTHHDRDINASKNILAAGLAVSVCRATIRPEQSKSVKAGAKNPSGKKQKLKS; encoded by the coding sequence ATGGAAAAAGCCTATTCTTACCGATTTTACCCGACACCAGAACAAGAGTCGCTATTGCGGCGCACTTTGGGATGTGTAAGATTGGTTTACAATAAAGCTCTCCACGAACGAACACAAGCTTGGTACGAAAGACAAGAAAGAGTAGGCTACGCTCAAACTTCTTCAATGCTAACCGATTGGAAAAAACAAGAAGAATTAGACTTTCTCAATGAAGTAAGCTGTGTACCTTTACAACAAGGGTTAAGACATTTACAAACAGCTTTTACTAACTTCTTTGCTGGTCGTACTAAGTATCCTAACTTTAAGAAAAAACATCAAGGAGGAAGTGCCGAATTTACCAAATCTGCTTTTAAATTCAAAGACAAACAAATCTATTTAGCTAAATGCACAGAACCCTTACCTATTCGATGGTCAAGACAAATACCAGAAAGCTGTGAACCAAGCACAGTAACAGTCAGATTACATCCTTCTGGACGTTGGCATATTTCAATAAGATTTGATGACCCAACAATCCAGCCATTACCCCCAACCGATAAAGCCATCGGAATTGACTTAGGAATTAGTAGCCTAGTAATTACCAGCGATGGAGACAAGGTATCTAATCCTAAGCATTTTAAGAAACATTATCGGAGACTGCGAAAGGCACAAAAAAGTCTTTCTCGAAAACAGAAAGGCTCAAAAAATCGGGAAAAAGCGAGAATCAAAGTAGCAAGGATTCACGCTCAAATTACTGATAGTAGAAAAGACCATTTACATAAGCTAACCACTCAATTAGTTCGTGAAAACCAAACGGTTGTGGTTGAGAATTTAGCCGTCAAGAATATGGTCAAAAACCCCAAGTTATCTCAGGCAATATCTGATGTAAGTTGGGGAGAAATCACTCGACAATTAGCCTATAAATGCCGTTGGTATGGCAGAAATTACATCGAAATAGATAGATGGTTTCCTAGCTCTAAAAGATGTAGTAATTGCGGGTATATTGCTGAGAAAATGCCGTTAAATGTTCGAGAGTGGGATTGTCCAGACTGTGGGACGCACCATGACCGAGATATTAACGCTAGTAAAAATATTTTGGCCGCAGGGCTTGCGGTGTCAGTCTGTCGAGCGACCATAAGACCAGAACAGAGTAAATCTGTTAAGGCAGGTGCGAAAAATCCTTCGGGAAAGAAGCAGAAACTCAAATCGTGA
- the phaA gene encoding acetyl-CoA acetyltransferase PhaA — MQEVYIVAAVRTPIGRFGGGLMGLSPADLGATVMKSALEIANLPPEALDLYIFGNVLGAGHGQLIPRQAAIKAGIPVSVDGYRVDMVCSSGMIAVSNAATSIRAGEADLVLAGGIESMSQTGFFLSHRARWGYKFLMGAPEQLTDLLLHDGLTDATTTEVMGSQVDRLCLDRGVSRQALDEIAALSHQRAATATEKGWFKGEIVPIELKSKKGSTIIAQDEGIRSDSTPEGLGKLRPAFNPSGVLTAGNSSQISDGAAAILLASQKAVDQYGLKPIAKILGGAVGAGKTDRFPEFPVLAVKKLLASLDKTIEDFDLVENNEAFALNNLLFEMDLGLAREKQNVHGGAIALGHPIGASGARILVTLINALKVQDKTLGMGAICHGTGGGTAIAIERV; from the coding sequence ATGCAAGAAGTTTATATCGTGGCCGCAGTCCGGACTCCAATTGGTCGTTTTGGTGGGGGATTGATGGGATTATCCCCGGCCGATTTAGGGGCAACAGTGATGAAATCCGCCCTAGAAATCGCTAATTTGCCCCCAGAAGCCCTAGATTTGTACATTTTCGGCAATGTTTTGGGAGCGGGTCATGGTCAGTTAATTCCCCGACAAGCGGCGATTAAAGCGGGAATTCCCGTAAGCGTGGACGGATATCGGGTGGATATGGTTTGTTCTTCGGGAATGATTGCCGTTAGTAACGCTGCCACCTCAATCCGCGCCGGAGAAGCGGATCTCGTCCTCGCTGGTGGTATTGAATCCATGTCCCAAACCGGCTTTTTTCTCTCCCATCGGGCCCGGTGGGGTTATAAATTCCTCATGGGTGCGCCGGAACAATTAACCGATTTATTACTCCACGATGGCTTAACCGATGCTACCACGACTGAGGTCATGGGTTCCCAAGTGGATCGCCTCTGTCTCGATCGCGGGGTTTCTCGGCAAGCATTAGACGAAATTGCCGCCTTATCCCACCAAAGAGCGGCCACAGCCACAGAAAAAGGCTGGTTTAAGGGCGAAATCGTGCCAATTGAGCTTAAATCTAAGAAAGGTTCCACAATTATTGCTCAAGATGAGGGTATTCGTTCCGATAGTACCCCAGAAGGGTTAGGAAAACTGCGGCCGGCTTTTAATCCGTCGGGAGTTTTAACTGCGGGGAATAGTAGTCAGATTTCCGATGGGGCTGCCGCTATCCTTTTAGCCAGTCAAAAAGCTGTGGATCAGTACGGTTTAAAACCAATTGCCAAAATCCTTGGCGGCGCTGTGGGTGCTGGCAAAACCGATCGCTTCCCAGAGTTCCCCGTCCTCGCGGTGAAAAAATTACTGGCATCCCTAGATAAAACGATCGAAGATTTCGATTTAGTGGAAAATAACGAAGCTTTTGCCCTAAATAATCTGCTTTTTGAGATGGATCTGGGGTTAGCTAGGGAAAAACAAAACGTTCACGGTGGTGCGATCGCCTTGGGTCATCCTATCGGTGCTTCCGGAGCGCGGATTCTGGTGACGTTAATTAACGCGTTGAAAGTACAGGATAAAACCCTCGGTATGGGGGCCATCTGTCATGGGACCGGTGGCGGAACAGCGATCGCAATTGAAAGAGTTTAG
- a CDS encoding three-Cys-motif partner protein TcmP, whose product MTENSFFNEQKEQSLIKARIVEKYFWAWAKVIISKVKGSSSVQKIAYVDLFAGAGRYKDGSKSTPVKVLETAIADTDMRNMLVSIFNDADVENVNSLQQAIDSIPGIENLKYRPQISKYEVGEDIVKIFQSMKLVPTLLFVDPWGYKGLSLQLVNSVVKDWGCDCIFFFNYNRINMGLNNDAVKENMNALFGQVGADQLRKRLKTLTPQERELTVVEYICEALEMGGKYVLPFRFRHEMGNRTSHHLIFVSKHPKGYEIMKEIMAKESSEQTQGVPSFEYNPATLQQPLLFELTRPLDQLESMLLDNFSGKTMTMAEIYDQHHVGKPYIKKNYKTALSNLESQGKVTVHSPEDKKRRKGTFADDLKVTFPVKQ is encoded by the coding sequence ATGACTGAAAATTCCTTCTTCAATGAGCAAAAAGAACAGTCCTTGATCAAAGCTAGGATTGTTGAGAAATATTTCTGGGCTTGGGCAAAAGTTATAATTTCAAAAGTTAAGGGATCGTCTTCAGTCCAGAAAATCGCTTATGTTGACCTTTTTGCTGGTGCAGGACGATATAAAGATGGCTCAAAATCAACCCCAGTAAAGGTTCTAGAAACTGCCATCGCCGATACAGATATGCGAAATATGCTGGTATCGATCTTTAACGATGCCGATGTCGAAAATGTTAATTCTCTTCAACAAGCTATAGATTCAATTCCGGGCATAGAAAATTTAAAATACCGCCCTCAAATATCAAAATATGAGGTGGGAGAGGACATAGTTAAAATCTTCCAAAGCATGAAATTAGTTCCCACTTTACTTTTTGTTGATCCTTGGGGTTACAAGGGGCTATCTCTTCAACTTGTTAATTCGGTCGTCAAAGATTGGGGTTGTGATTGCATCTTCTTCTTCAATTACAATCGCATCAACATGGGTTTAAATAATGATGCAGTCAAAGAAAACATGAATGCGCTATTCGGACAAGTAGGAGCAGATCAACTCCGCAAACGATTGAAAACACTTACTCCACAAGAGCGTGAGTTAACCGTTGTAGAATATATCTGTGAAGCCTTGGAAATGGGTGGTAAATATGTTCTTCCATTTCGTTTCAGACATGAAATGGGAAATCGTACTAGCCATCACCTAATTTTTGTAAGCAAGCACCCTAAAGGCTATGAAATTATGAAAGAGATAATGGCTAAAGAGAGTTCTGAACAGACGCAGGGCGTACCATCTTTTGAGTATAATCCTGCAACTCTTCAACAACCGTTACTCTTTGAGCTAACCCGTCCTCTTGATCAACTGGAATCTATGTTGTTGGACAATTTTTCAGGTAAAACTATGACGATGGCAGAGATTTACGACCAGCATCATGTGGGAAAACCGTACATTAAAAAAAATTACAAAACTGCCCTTAGCAATCTTGAATCTCAAGGAAAAGTCACAGTACATTCACCCGAGGACAAAAAACGGCGAAAAGGAACGTTTGCGGATGATTTAAAGGTTACATTTCCAGTTAAGCAATAA
- a CDS encoding FAD-dependent oxidoreductase has translation MDLVKRLVFIGGGHSHAIALRLWGQSPLKNVQLTLISDVTHTPYSGMLPGHIAGFYDFAETHIDLPSLARYSQAQFCLAKANFIDREKCQVICNNSLQIPFDYLSIDIGSIPAVDNVIGAKEYTIPAKPVPIFREGWQEILKKAVNNPNNTLNIVIVGGGAGGVELALNMQSRLAKILNSSSNLNLSLIHRGKKLLPAHNNWVGQRLENIFKQRGIRLYLSTDVTAVQADQIICSSGLVLPMDYTIWVTTASAPSWIKASGLLTDEKGFILVNNYLQSLSHPHIFAVGDIATIPDYPRPKAGVFAVRQGKPLFDNLGRILQNQPLKPYFPQKNYLSLIGTGDQQAIASWGGFAWQSPLLWLWKDRIDRAFMKQFDKL, from the coding sequence ATGGATTTAGTCAAGCGCTTGGTTTTTATCGGTGGTGGTCATAGTCATGCGATCGCCCTTCGTCTTTGGGGGCAATCACCCCTAAAAAACGTTCAATTAACTTTAATTAGCGATGTCACCCATACCCCCTATTCGGGAATGTTACCCGGCCACATCGCCGGTTTTTATGATTTTGCTGAGACTCATATCGATTTACCTTCTCTAGCTAGGTATTCTCAAGCGCAATTCTGTTTAGCTAAGGCTAATTTTATAGATAGGGAAAAATGTCAAGTAATTTGTAATAATTCTTTACAGATTCCCTTTGATTATCTCTCGATCGATATCGGCAGCATCCCGGCAGTAGATAATGTTATCGGTGCTAAAGAGTACACTATTCCCGCCAAACCGGTGCCGATTTTTCGGGAAGGATGGCAAGAAATCCTGAAAAAAGCGGTTAATAACCCTAATAATACTCTAAATATCGTCATTGTTGGTGGTGGCGCGGGCGGGGTCGAATTAGCTTTAAATATGCAGTCCCGTTTGGCCAAAATTCTCAACTCTAGCAGTAATTTGAATTTATCTCTAATTCATCGAGGAAAAAAACTACTACCAGCCCATAATAATTGGGTCGGCCAACGTTTAGAGAATATTTTTAAACAAAGGGGAATTAGATTATATTTATCAACGGATGTGACGGCAGTGCAAGCAGACCAGATTATCTGTTCATCGGGGTTAGTTTTACCGATGGATTATACAATTTGGGTAACGACTGCCTCGGCCCCTAGTTGGATTAAAGCTTCAGGATTACTGACAGATGAAAAAGGGTTTATTTTAGTGAATAATTATCTGCAATCTCTTTCCCATCCCCATATTTTTGCCGTGGGAGATATTGCCACGATTCCAGATTATCCCCGTCCGAAAGCAGGAGTTTTTGCCGTCCGACAAGGAAAACCCCTGTTTGATAATTTAGGAAGAATTCTGCAAAATCAGCCCTTAAAACCCTATTTTCCCCAGAAAAATTATCTCAGTTTAATTGGGACGGGAGACCAACAAGCGATCGCATCTTGGGGCGGTTTCGCATGGCAATCACCGTTATTATGGTTATGGAAAGATCGGATCGATCGAGCTTTTATGAAACAGTTTGATAAGCTCTAG